The following nucleotide sequence is from Thermodesulfobacteriota bacterium.
GATACTCCCGAAGGAGCACGAATCCAACTACGAGAACGCCCAGAAGCACCAGTACAAGAACCTCGCCCTTATATTCTCGGACATATTGAAGAGAATGGACAAGGTCCTCAGTAACCCCCCCTACAACTTCATCCTCCACACCTCGCCTATAAGGAACGGGGGGATACAGCACTACCACTGGCACTTCGAGATAATGCCGAAGCTTACCAAGACGGCCGGCTTCGAGTGGGGCTCCGGCTTCTATATAAACCCCACCCCGCCGGAGGAGGCGGCCTCTTTCCTGAGGGAGGCGAAGGTCTGAGGCAAGCCGCACGGCAGTCTTGATTGCGGATTACGGAGTTCGGATTGAGGAATAAAGGTTTAAAAGCAATTAGTTCGCAATCTGCAACCCCCACTCTGCAACCTGTTTGCCCCACCCTTTTTCCCCTAGGGGGGATTTACCTATGGGATACGACATCCTGGCCAAAGTCATAGAGGTTACGGACTCCTCCTCCGCCCTGGACAGGAAGCTCAAGAAGACGGCGAGGCTCGTTCTCGAAAGCTTCCCCTTTGACTCATGCGCGCTATATCTGCGGGAGGGGCGGCAGAGGCGCTTTACGCTCAAGGTGGCCGAGGGAGACATGAAGGGCCTTGTACGGTCCTACGGGGGGAGAAGCGGCATAGCCGGGCTGGCCGGGGAAAAGAGGGTTTTGGTCGAGGCGTATACCCCCTCGATAGAGACCACCCTGTGGAAGGGGGTGCGCGACGACGCGCTCGAGGGTTTCAGGGCCGCGGTCGTATACCCGATAGGTAACGGGGGGAAGCTCTACGGGCTGATATATTTGAGGGCCCGGAGGCAGCCGTCCCTTACGCCCAGGAAGCGAAAGTTGCTCGGACTCATCGCCCTGCAGCTCTCCTCGCTCTTGAAGGGAGAAGAGAACAGCCGGGGCGTAAGGGACGCCTGCCTCAAACTCAGGGAGTGCAAGATACGGCTCGTAAACGCCGAGAAGCTCATGAGCCTCGGTGAACTATCGGCCACGCTCGCCCACGAGATAAAAAACCCGCTCCTGAGCCTCGGCGGCTTCGCCTTGAGGCTCAGGAAGAAAATCGAGCCCGATTCGCCGCACATGCCCTACGTGGAGCAGATACAGAAAGAGGTCGCAAGGCTCGAGGACATAATGGACGGGATCCTGGGCTTCTCCGAAGAAAGGAAAATACGGTTCGAGAGGGAGGACCTCAACACGGTGGCCGAAGACGCCATAGCGTTCTTCACCGAGGCCTGCCGGAGCCATTCCATACGGGTGAAAAAGAAGTTCTGCAAGGGGCCGCTCCCCGTTATGGCCGACTGCCAGCAGCTGAGGATTGCCTTTGACAACCTCATAGCCAATGCGATACAGTCGATGGAAGGGGGAGGCACGCTCTCGGTCGAGACCTCCCGGAGAAGGGGCCTGGCCGTAGCGGAGGTGACGGACAACGGCGGGGGCATAGACCTGGAGATTATGGAGAACATCTTCAACCCCTTTTTCACGACAAAGGAATCGGGCACCGGGCTCGGCCTTGCCATAACACACAAGATAGTGACCAGACACAACGGGAGCATCGACGTGAAGAACGTGGAGGGAGAAGGGGTGACCTTCTCGGTAAAGCTGCCCTGCGGCTACGGGGCGACGGACAGGAGTTGACCCCCGTAAAATACGGTTTTAATCGGAGTTAGCCATGAAGAAAACGGTCCTGGTAGTAGACGACGAAGAGGGGATAAGGCTTCTATACAAGGAGGAGCTCGAGGAGGAGGGCTGCAAGGTGGAGCTTGCCGCCTCAGGGGAGGAGGCCCTTGAGAAACTTTCAAAGAACGGCATCGACCTCGTGCTCCTGGACATAAAGATGCCGGGGGTGGACGGGGTAGAGGTCTTGAGAATGGTAAAGGAGAAGTGGAAGGACCTGCCCGTGATCCTCTGCACCGCATACCCGCACTACAAGCACGAGTTCGGCACCTGGGCCTCGGACGCCTACATCGTAAAGTCCTCGGACCTCCGGGAACTGAAGGAGACCGTAAAGGAAATACTCGAAAAGAGGCAGTAAGTACCGCTTTATAACGGGGGGTTAGCTCAGTTGGGAGAGCGGCTGGTTCGCAATCAGCAGGTCGTCGGTTCGATCCCGATACCCTCCACCAAATTTATCAATAAAAAAAGGGGGTTAGCCTTGCGGCGGCCCTCTTCTTTTGTGTTACCAAATTGTCCCCACCCGGTTTACAACACGGAAAAACGCAGGTATAATCTACACATAGGCGTTTCACCGACAAAAGCTCTCCCCGGAGAGGGGAGGAGGTTCGTTTTGATAAAAAGGGCAAGAAGCTATAACAGGGAAAAAACACCGCTGCGCGTTCCGCTAATCATCATCTTTGCGCTCGCGGCCCTTCCGATACTCTTCGTCCCGGCCTCCGCCGGGACGCGCTACAGTAAAACACCGGACGACGTGTACGGCCTGGCCATGGTGCTGAAGGAACAGGTAAAGGCGCTCAGGGCTCGGGACGGGGTCGAGGTACCGTGGCCTGAACTGCAGCCACAGAGAGACAAGGCCTCGCGCCACGTCCTTCAGAAGGCCATCGAAGTCCTTACGAAGATAGGGCGGATCAGGGTCATAAAAGGGATGGGGGCCCTAGCCGTCCCCCCCTACCCCTCCAGAGACATCACGCCGGACGAGGTCCATGACATGGTGGAACGCCTGAGCGACGAGATGGACCTGCTGGTCAAGACCGGCGACAGGGGGGTAAAGAAATATGCCGGCAAGACCTCGGACGACATCTACCTCGAGCTCTGGGCCGTATCCCGCGCGCTGGACCCCGTGCTCGGGGTAAGGGGCTTTAACCCGAGTGATGTGTACTCACAGAGCGTACGGGTCATCGAAGAGGTCACGTTCCTCCGCCTGAGCCAGGGGCTGCCCCTGGACGTGGAGAGACCCGAGCTAACCGAGGGCAAACATCCGAACCACGCCCTTAAGGCGGCCTACGGACTGCTTGCGAGCATCTCCGGGGCGGAGCGGAACCTGTGGCTGCAACCGGCCGCGGTACCGGAAGTGCCCCGGCGCGTTATAGAGCCCTACGAGGTCTACGACGCCCTGCAGGTCGTCCTGGCGGAGATGCAACGCATAAAGTTCAGGCTCGGGATAGAGCGCAACTTCGAAAGCCCCCTCACCACGGAGCGCAAGACATCGGACGACGTGATACAAAACCTCGTCTGGGCCTCGCGGATGATGCCCGAGTTCCCGCCGGGAAGAGAGCTCAAGCAACGCGACCAAGCCCTGCTCGAGAAGACCCCCAACCACGTATACGCCATGACGGAGCACATTATCGAGGAGGTGAAGATATACCGCTCACTCCGGGG
It contains:
- a CDS encoding ATP-binding protein, yielding MGYDILAKVIEVTDSSSALDRKLKKTARLVLESFPFDSCALYLREGRQRRFTLKVAEGDMKGLVRSYGGRSGIAGLAGEKRVLVEAYTPSIETTLWKGVRDDALEGFRAAVVYPIGNGGKLYGLIYLRARRQPSLTPRKRKLLGLIALQLSSLLKGEENSRGVRDACLKLRECKIRLVNAEKLMSLGELSATLAHEIKNPLLSLGGFALRLRKKIEPDSPHMPYVEQIQKEVARLEDIMDGILGFSEERKIRFEREDLNTVAEDAIAFFTEACRSHSIRVKKKFCKGPLPVMADCQQLRIAFDNLIANAIQSMEGGGTLSVETSRRRGLAVAEVTDNGGGIDLEIMENIFNPFFTTKESGTGLGLAITHKIVTRHNGSIDVKNVEGEGVTFSVKLPCGYGATDRS
- a CDS encoding response regulator — its product is MKKTVLVVDDEEGIRLLYKEELEEEGCKVELAASGEEALEKLSKNGIDLVLLDIKMPGVDGVEVLRMVKEKWKDLPVILCTAYPHYKHEFGTWASDAYIVKSSDLRELKETVKEILEKRQ